In the genome of Montipora foliosa isolate CH-2021 chromosome 3, ASM3666993v2, whole genome shotgun sequence, one region contains:
- the LOC137996709 gene encoding zinc finger protein 658B-like has protein sequence MWPINVPRRVRFRSPYLVPRVSLTLPMCGRTPRTRLINEVFSHFLNLVQRLLDLGPYQSGHLAFPLPYAMDTKSESSSQQTRSYKCSHCDKVFTSVSGLKYHEGTHIGAKRHHCSYCDKTFSSKSGLTYHENIHNGLKPHQCSHCDKSFASATALKYHESTHTGGKRLQCSSCDKTFTSKSALTDHKNIHNGLKPYQCSYCDKSFASATALKYHESTHAGVKRLKCCSCDKTFSSKSALSDHKNIHNGLKPYQCSHCDKSFASATALKYHESTHTGEKRLQCSSCDKTFTSKSALTNHKNIHNGLKPYRCSHCDKSFASLCALKYHKNTHTEEKRHKCSSCDKTFSSKSALTDHKNIHYGLKPYQCSHCDKSYATVNGFRGHEFTHSGFKYKCNYCDKTYRSRTGFIYHKKIHTGQRPFHCSLCDKSFVLLSVLKSHEKTHTGVKAFKCSQCDKAYVTLSGLRSHEEKHSGLKPYKCNYCGRPFAGKRGLKVHETIHTGIKPYKCSHCDKAFYRKQGCLIHERIHSGAKPYKCSFCGKFFKTLDGYKVHERIHTGEKPYNCRYCNEAFTGIGGRRVHERKMHTVTGEKP, from the coding sequence GGCACTTGGCATTTCCTCTGCCTTATGCTATGGACACAAAGTCAGAGTCATCTTCCCAACAAACCAGATCTTATAAGTGCAGTCATTGTGACAAGGTTTTTACAAGTGTGTCTGGGCTCAAATACCACGAGGGCACTCACATTGGAGCAAAAAGACACCATTGTAGTTATTGTGATAAGACATTCTCAAGTAAGTCTGGCCTCACTTACCACGAAAACATTCATAACGGCCTGAAACCACATCAATGCAGTCATTGTGACAAGTCATTTGCAAGTGCGACTGCGCTCAAGTACCACGAAAGCACCCACACTGGAGGAAAAAGACTTCAGTGTAGTTCTTGTGATAAGACATTCACTAGTAAGTCTGCCCTCACTGACCACAAGAACATTCATAACGGCCTGAAACCATATCAGTGCAGTTATTGTGACAAGTCATTTGCAAGTGCGACTGCGCTCAAGTACCACGAGAGCACTCACGCTGGAGTAAAAAGACTTAAGTGTTGTTCTTGTGATAAGACATTCAGTAGTAAGTCTGCCCTCAGTGACCACAAGAACATTCATAATGGGCTGAAACCATATCAATGCAGTCATTGTGACAAGTCATTTGCAAGTGCGACTGCGCTCAAGTACCACGAAAGCACCCACACTGGAGAAAAAAGACTTCAGTGTAGTTCTTGTGATAAGACTTTCACTAGTAAGTCTGCCCTCACCAACCACAAGAACATTCATAATGGGCTGAAACCATATCGATGCAGTCATTGTGACAAGTCATTTGCCAGTTTGTGTGCGCTCAAGTACCACAAGAACACTCACACTGAAGAAAAAAGGCACAAGTGTAGTTCTTGTGATAAGACGTTCAGTAGTAAGTCTGCCCTCACTGACCACAAGAACATTCATTATGGGCTGAAACCATATCAATGCAGTCATTGTGACAAATCGTATGCCACTGTGAATGGGTTTAGGGGCCATGAATTCACTCACAGTGGATTTAAATACAAGTGCAACTATTGTGATAAGACATACAGAAGTAGGACTGGCTTCATTTACCACAAGAAAATTCACACTGGCCAAAGACCATTTCATTGCAGTCTTTGTGACAAGTCCTTTGTCCTTTTATCAGTGCTAAAAAGTCATGAGAAAACTCACACTGGTGTGAAAGCATTCAAATGTAGTCAATGTGATAAAGCGTACGTAACATTATCTGGTCTTAGAAGTCatgaagaaaaacactccgGCCTGAAACCATACAAATGCAATTATTGTGGGAGACCTTTTGCAGGAAAGAGGGGTCTCAAGGTACATGAAACTATTCATACTGGTATAAAGCCATACAAATGCAGTCATTGTGACAAGGCATTCTATAGGAAACAAGGTTGTTTGATTCATGAAAGAATACATAGTGGAGCAAAGCCATACAAATGCAGCTTTTGCGGtaagttttttaaaacattaGATGGGTATAAAGTGCATGAAAGAATACATACTGGTGAGAAACCCTACAATTGCCGCTATTGCAATGAAGCATTCACTGGCATTGGAGGCCGAAGAGTTCATGAAAGAAAAATGCACACAGTAACAGGTGAAAAGCCATAG